A window from Citrus sinensis cultivar Valencia sweet orange chromosome 3, DVS_A1.0, whole genome shotgun sequence encodes these proteins:
- the LOC102629009 gene encoding LOW QUALITY PROTEIN: dehydration-responsive element-binding protein 2G (The sequence of the model RefSeq protein was modified relative to this genomic sequence to represent the inferred CDS: inserted 1 base in 1 codon), with protein sequence MEKVSEAASLSQKGTKKPNMGRSRKGCMKGKGGPENVLRTYKGVRQRTWGKWVAEIXEPNRGARLWLGTFNTSLDAALAYDEAARKLYGDYAKLNLPQVQQHNRPSSNNINNNNHITASQVFTTDHIVPIQQQKQQQQQIESSNESVGNSSRFGESSVPRHFTSWISGEDNLYWPESLEANDSGVSLSDLMMGGNDLDWDGLQAPRSL encoded by the exons ATGGAGAAAGTATCAGAAGCAGCTAGTCTATCACAGAAAGGAACAAAGAAACCAAACATGGGGAGATCAAGAAAGGGATGCATGAAAGGTAAAGGAGGCCCTGAAAATGTCTTGCGCACCTACAAAGGAGTAAGGCAAAGAACGTGGGGCAAATGGGTGGCTGAGA GAGAACCAAATCGTGGTGCAAGGCTTTGGCTTGGCACTTTCAACACTTCTCTTGATGCAGCTCTTGCTTATGATGAAGCCGCACGCAAACTCTACGGTGATTACGCAAAGCTTAACTTGCCACAAGTGCAACAACATAACAGACctagtagtaataatattaataataataatcatatcaCCGCTAGCCAAGTATTCACGACAGATCATATTGTTCCAAtccaacaacaaaaacaacaacaacaacagatAGAGTCGAGTAATGAGTCTGTCGGTAATTCATCTCGTTTTGGAGAAAGCTCAGTGCCTAGACATTTTACAAGTTGGATTAGTGGAGAAGACAATCTGTATTGGCCAGAGTCTTTGGAGGCAAATGATTCTGGGGTTTCATTGAGTGATTTGATGATGGGTGGAAATGACTTGGACTGGGATGGGCTGCAAGCTCCACGGAGCTTGTGA